One window of the Halobacillus litoralis genome contains the following:
- the tpiA gene encoding triose-phosphate isomerase, whose protein sequence is MRKQVIAGNWKMNKTHREAEDFIQTTKNEVPSFDQVESVVCAPFPFLQKLVEATEGTSLKVGAQNMHFEESGAFTGEVSPVMLKELGVTYVVLGHSERREIFKETDELVNKKVHAAFKHGLTPIVCVGESLEQREADQTMDVVETQVKKALDGLTNEQCAETIIAYEPIWAIGTGRTATSEQANEVCTHIRKVVSEFVNAEAAEAVRIQYGGSVKPANVDELLSQSDIDGALVGGASLEADSFLKLVEAGKHE, encoded by the coding sequence ATGCGTAAACAAGTGATTGCAGGAAATTGGAAAATGAATAAAACCCATCGCGAAGCGGAAGATTTCATTCAAACAACTAAAAACGAGGTTCCTTCTTTTGATCAAGTGGAATCTGTCGTTTGTGCTCCATTCCCTTTTCTACAAAAACTCGTAGAAGCGACAGAAGGCACAAGTCTGAAAGTCGGTGCTCAGAACATGCACTTTGAAGAAAGCGGAGCATTCACTGGTGAAGTCAGTCCAGTTATGCTGAAAGAGCTTGGGGTCACATATGTTGTACTTGGCCACTCTGAACGCCGTGAAATTTTCAAAGAAACAGATGAGCTTGTCAACAAAAAAGTCCATGCTGCTTTCAAACATGGTTTAACTCCAATAGTTTGTGTAGGTGAGTCCCTTGAGCAACGTGAAGCAGATCAAACGATGGACGTAGTGGAAACACAAGTGAAAAAAGCATTGGACGGTCTGACGAACGAACAATGTGCAGAAACGATCATCGCATATGAACCGATATGGGCGATAGGCACAGGGCGTACAGCAACTTCCGAGCAAGCAAATGAAGTATGTACACACATCCGTAAAGTAGTCAGTGAATTTGTGAATGCAGAAGCTGCAGAAGCTGTGCGTATTCAATACGGCGGCAGTGTGAAGCCTGCGAATGTAGATGAGCTTCTATCTCAGTCCGACATCGATGGTGCTCTCGTAGGTGGAGCAAGCTTGGAAGCTGATTCTTTCCTAAAACTTGTGGAGGCAGGTAAGCATGAGTAA
- the clpP gene encoding ATP-dependent Clp endopeptidase proteolytic subunit ClpP has protein sequence MNLVPTVIEQTNRGERAYDIYSRLLKDRIIMLGSPIDDNISNSVVAQLLFLAADDPDKDISLYINSPGGSITAGMAIYDTMQFIKPNVSTICTGMAASMGAFLLNAGEPGKRYALPNSEVMIHQPLGGTQGQASDIEIHAKRIIKMREKLNKILAERTGQPMEVIERDTDRDNFMSAHEAVDYGLIDKVMEKTSDK, from the coding sequence ATGAATTTAGTCCCTACAGTTATTGAACAAACGAATCGCGGAGAGCGCGCTTACGACATTTATTCCCGCTTACTTAAAGATCGGATTATTATGCTCGGAAGCCCAATCGATGATAACATCTCCAACTCTGTTGTCGCTCAATTGCTTTTCCTGGCAGCTGACGACCCAGATAAAGATATCTCATTATATATCAACTCACCAGGTGGGTCCATAACTGCTGGTATGGCCATCTATGATACAATGCAATTCATCAAACCGAACGTATCTACTATCTGTACAGGTATGGCAGCTTCCATGGGTGCATTCTTGCTTAACGCCGGAGAACCCGGAAAACGTTATGCTCTTCCAAACAGTGAAGTAATGATTCACCAACCACTTGGCGGTACTCAAGGTCAGGCTTCAGATATTGAAATTCATGCTAAAAGAATTATCAAAATGCGCGAGAAACTGAACAAGATTCTTGCTGAGCGTACTGGTCAACCTATGGAAGTCATTGAGCGCGATACTGATCGTGACAACTTCATGTCAGCTCACGAAGCAGTAGATTATGGCTTGATCGATAAAGTTATGGAGAAAACATCTGATAAATAA
- the rapZ gene encoding RNase adapter RapZ, which translates to MQVDANETQLVIITGMSGAGKTVAVQSFEDLGFFCVDNLPPALLPKFLELMKDSTNNIQNVALVMDLRGREFFDALFDSLDRLGKEDWIQEHILFLDAEDQSLVSRYKETRRSHPLAKEGLPLDGIRRERKMLDELKGRSQTIIDTTTLKPKELRERIIENYRQKEQQVFSVQMVSFGFKYGVPIDADLMFDVRFLPNPHYVEHMRPLTGLNTEVSSYVFKWSDTQKFLEKLKDLLQFMLPQYKREGKSQLVVAIGCTGGQHRSVALAEHLSEYFSTDYVTHVTHRDIDKRKGL; encoded by the coding sequence ATGCAAGTTGATGCCAACGAAACTCAATTAGTAATTATTACTGGGATGTCAGGAGCAGGGAAAACCGTGGCTGTTCAGAGTTTTGAAGATCTCGGTTTTTTTTGTGTCGATAACCTGCCACCTGCTTTGCTTCCGAAATTCCTGGAGCTGATGAAAGATTCCACCAATAATATTCAAAATGTCGCATTAGTGATGGATTTACGAGGGAGAGAGTTTTTTGATGCCTTGTTCGACTCTTTGGATCGACTAGGAAAAGAAGATTGGATACAAGAACATATTCTCTTTTTGGATGCAGAAGATCAATCATTGGTTTCGCGCTACAAAGAAACAAGACGGTCTCACCCATTAGCTAAAGAAGGGCTTCCTCTTGATGGGATCCGCAGGGAGCGCAAAATGCTTGATGAACTAAAGGGACGCTCGCAAACGATTATTGACACGACTACACTAAAACCTAAAGAACTCCGTGAGCGTATCATCGAAAATTACCGTCAAAAAGAACAACAAGTATTTTCTGTACAAATGGTTTCTTTCGGTTTCAAGTATGGAGTGCCGATCGATGCGGATCTCATGTTCGATGTACGTTTCCTGCCTAATCCTCATTATGTGGAACATATGCGCCCGTTGACAGGATTGAATACGGAAGTTTCTTCGTACGTATTCAAATGGTCAGATACCCAAAAGTTTCTTGAAAAGCTGAAGGATCTCCTTCAATTTATGCTTCCTCAATATAAGCGAGAAGGAAAGAGCCAACTCGTCGTAGCAATCGGTTGTACGGGCGGGCAGCACCGATCTGTCGCTTTAGCAGAACACTTATCAGAATATTTTTCAACAGACTATGTCACACACGTGACTCATAGAGATATAGACAAAAGAAAGGGTTTGTAA
- a CDS encoding gluconeogenesis factor YvcK family protein, translating to MDNGTKPNVVVVGGGTGMPVLLRGLKNLPIDLSAIVTVADDGGSSGRLRNEMEIPAPGDIRNVVAALSDAEPMLLELFQHRFANGNGLSGHSMGNLLLAAMASMTGDFYKGIKEISRVLNVRGHIYPIANHSMSLHAEMEDGTIVTGESSIPKQNKKIKKVFVSPTPIQPLPEAVEAIKAADLIVISPGSLYTSILPNIIIPEIGQALMETKAKVTYICNVMTQEGETSGYTAADHIQALYDHIGEGVLQSVIVHNQPIDQGVRKAYAEENAEPVIYDIDRIRSMGLKVIEEDIIDRSKSMLRHDTDKLARLLYSML from the coding sequence ATGGATAATGGGACCAAGCCAAATGTCGTTGTCGTAGGTGGCGGTACCGGTATGCCTGTACTTCTGCGTGGCCTCAAGAATTTACCGATCGATCTATCAGCAATTGTTACGGTAGCTGACGATGGTGGAAGCTCAGGCCGTTTGCGGAATGAAATGGAGATTCCTGCTCCAGGTGACATACGGAATGTCGTGGCCGCATTGTCAGATGCAGAACCGATGTTGTTGGAATTGTTTCAACATCGTTTTGCCAATGGTAATGGTTTGTCCGGACATTCGATGGGAAACTTATTGCTTGCTGCTATGGCCTCGATGACGGGGGATTTTTATAAGGGAATCAAAGAAATTTCCCGCGTTTTGAATGTGCGTGGTCATATCTATCCGATTGCTAACCATTCCATGAGTCTCCATGCAGAAATGGAAGATGGGACGATCGTGACAGGGGAATCCAGTATTCCTAAGCAGAATAAAAAAATCAAAAAAGTATTTGTAAGTCCGACACCCATCCAGCCCTTGCCGGAAGCGGTTGAAGCCATTAAAGCGGCTGACTTGATCGTGATTTCCCCCGGGAGTCTATATACAAGTATTCTCCCGAACATCATCATACCTGAAATCGGTCAAGCCCTTATGGAAACAAAAGCGAAAGTCACTTATATATGTAATGTTATGACACAGGAAGGGGAAACCTCAGGATATACGGCAGCAGACCATATTCAAGCTCTGTATGACCATATCGGCGAAGGTGTCCTCCAATCAGTGATCGTGCATAACCAACCGATTGACCAGGGAGTTAGAAAGGCATACGCAGAAGAAAACGCAGAGCCTGTCATTTATGATATTGACCGGATCAGGTCGATGGGATTAAAAGTAATAGAAGAAGATATCATAGACCGAAGTAAGTCTATGTTACGTCATGACACCGATAAACTCGCCCGCCTATTGTATTCTATGTTGTGA
- a CDS encoding HPr family phosphocarrier protein has product MIESTVKIELETGLQARPAAQFVQEANKFAADIFIEKEEKRVNAKSIMGLMSLAVGTDEDIKLIADGSDEEEAIRVLSAFVQET; this is encoded by the coding sequence GTGATTGAAAGTACTGTAAAAATTGAGTTGGAAACAGGGCTACAAGCAAGACCTGCTGCGCAGTTTGTGCAAGAGGCGAATAAATTCGCGGCAGACATATTTATTGAAAAAGAAGAAAAGCGAGTGAATGCTAAAAGTATTATGGGGCTGATGAGCCTGGCTGTTGGTACAGATGAGGATATCAAACTGATTGCAGACGGTTCAGATGAGGAAGAAGCCATTCGTGTTTTGTCTGCTTTCGTGCAGGAAACGTAA
- a CDS encoding glutaredoxin family protein: protein MSEVILYTRNKCPLCEEVRNLITLFNVDVIEIDIETDPVLLENYMFEVPVLKIDNYELDYRSIDYFELEKRLQ from the coding sequence GTGTCAGAAGTTATCTTGTATACCAGAAATAAATGCCCTCTGTGCGAAGAGGTAAGGAACCTTATTACCTTATTCAATGTGGATGTTATCGAAATCGACATTGAAACAGATCCCGTTCTCCTGGAGAATTACATGTTTGAGGTACCTGTCTTAAAGATTGACAATTATGAATTGGATTATAGGTCTATCGACTACTTTGAGCTGGAAAAGCGTTTACAATAA
- the gap gene encoding type I glyceraldehyde-3-phosphate dehydrogenase — MTVRIGINGFGRIGRNVFRASLKNDDVEVVAVNDLTDANMLAHLLQYDTVHGTLSEEVTTNGDNLIVGGKEIKVLSEKDPAQLGWGDLGVDIVIESTGRFTQREDAKKHLDAGAKKVIISAPAKQEDLTIVMGVNEDQYDKDSHHVISNASCTTNCLAPYAKILDEKFGLKRGMMTTVHSYTNDQQILDLPHKDYRRARAAAQNIIPTTTGAAQAVAKVLPQLDGKLSGMAMRVPTANVSIVDFVAELDKNVTSEEVNEALKAEAEGKLKGILGYSDEPLVSTDYNGNTHSSVIDGLSTLTLENNMVKVVSWYDNEFGYSSRCVDLAVYLKNQGL, encoded by the coding sequence ATGACAGTAAGAATTGGTATTAATGGTTTTGGACGTATCGGACGTAACGTTTTCCGTGCTTCATTGAAAAATGACGATGTAGAGGTAGTAGCGGTTAACGACTTGACTGATGCGAACATGCTTGCACACTTGCTGCAATATGATACTGTTCACGGTACTCTTTCTGAAGAGGTTACGACTAACGGTGACAACCTGATCGTAGGTGGAAAAGAAATCAAAGTGCTTTCTGAAAAAGATCCAGCTCAACTTGGCTGGGGAGATCTTGGTGTAGATATCGTAATCGAATCTACAGGCCGCTTCACTCAACGTGAAGATGCTAAGAAACACTTGGATGCAGGTGCTAAGAAAGTTATCATCTCTGCTCCAGCTAAACAAGAAGATCTTACAATCGTAATGGGCGTTAACGAAGACCAGTACGACAAAGATTCTCACCACGTTATCTCTAACGCTTCTTGTACGACGAACTGCTTGGCGCCGTATGCGAAGATTCTTGATGAGAAATTCGGTCTTAAGCGCGGTATGATGACTACAGTTCACTCTTACACGAACGACCAGCAAATTCTTGATCTTCCACATAAGGATTACCGTCGTGCTCGTGCAGCTGCTCAAAACATCATCCCGACAACTACTGGTGCTGCACAAGCTGTTGCAAAAGTTCTTCCACAACTTGATGGTAAACTTAGCGGTATGGCTATGCGTGTTCCGACAGCAAACGTTTCTATCGTAGACTTCGTTGCTGAATTGGATAAAAATGTTACTTCTGAGGAAGTGAATGAAGCACTTAAAGCAGAAGCAGAAGGCAAACTTAAAGGAATTCTAGGTTATAGCGATGAGCCACTTGTTTCAACTGACTACAATGGCAACACGCACTCTTCTGTAATCGATGGCCTTTCTACACTTACTCTAGAAAACAACATGGTTAAAGTTGTTTCTTGGTATGACAATGAATTCGGTTACTCCAGCCGTTGTGTAGACCTAGCCGTTTACCTTAAAAACCAAGGCTTGTAA
- the whiA gene encoding DNA-binding protein WhiA → MSFASEIKKELTNVEADTCCMESELAALVRMNGTFSLSNREYILDVQTENAAIARRIYTLTKKLYPYPVELLVRKKMRLKKNNVYIVRMTEKAKVVLEDLGILKGPLSINPDIPGKYLNDTCCKRAYLRGAFLAGGSVNNPETSSYHLEIYSSDEEHNEALCELMNRFGLHARTLDRKKGYITYLKEADKITELISNIGAHQALFKFEDVRIVRDMRNSVNRLVNCETANLNKTIGAAFRQVENIKFIKRTVGLEALPDKLQEIAALRLQHQEVSLKELGEFVSGGTISKSGINHRLRKIDEFADKVRRGEVIENTRN, encoded by the coding sequence ATGTCATTTGCATCTGAAATCAAAAAAGAATTGACCAATGTCGAAGCAGATACTTGCTGTATGGAATCTGAACTAGCTGCACTCGTTAGGATGAACGGAACCTTTTCCTTATCAAATCGTGAGTACATTCTAGATGTCCAGACAGAAAATGCTGCGATTGCCAGAAGGATTTATACGTTAACAAAAAAATTGTATCCATATCCAGTAGAATTGCTGGTCAGGAAAAAAATGCGTTTAAAGAAAAACAATGTCTATATCGTAAGGATGACCGAAAAGGCGAAAGTGGTGTTGGAAGATCTGGGGATTCTTAAGGGACCACTTTCGATAAACCCCGATATTCCAGGTAAATACCTCAATGATACATGTTGTAAACGTGCTTATCTAAGAGGAGCGTTTTTAGCAGGTGGATCGGTCAACAATCCAGAAACTTCGTCTTATCATCTGGAGATTTATTCTTCTGATGAGGAACACAACGAGGCGTTGTGCGAACTTATGAACCGCTTCGGTCTGCACGCTCGGACATTAGATAGAAAGAAAGGTTATATAACCTACTTGAAAGAGGCAGACAAGATTACAGAATTAATCAGCAATATCGGTGCACACCAGGCACTGTTCAAGTTTGAGGACGTCCGCATTGTAAGGGATATGCGCAATTCTGTTAATCGTTTGGTGAATTGTGAAACTGCTAACCTAAATAAGACAATCGGCGCTGCTTTCCGGCAAGTGGAGAACATCAAATTCATAAAGCGTACTGTCGGTCTGGAGGCTTTGCCTGATAAACTTCAGGAAATAGCCGCGCTAAGGTTACAGCATCAGGAAGTTTCTTTGAAAGAACTTGGTGAGTTTGTTTCTGGAGGCACGATCAGTAAATCCGGCATCAATCATCGCTTAAGGAAGATTGATGAGTTTGCTGATAAAGTGAGAAGAGGCGAAGTGATTGAAAACACAAGAAATTAA
- a CDS encoding sugar-binding transcriptional regulator, with amino-acid sequence MRAFIDLQKKLFPDVLDVIQRRYQLLYYIQIMQPVGRRALAENVELAERTVRSEVDFLNKQGAVEITSRGMHLSYEGQNILEQLAEFIKESTGIKVLEQQLKDKLNLDYVVVVPGNSDELDWVKQEMGKASVQYLKTHMSPNEAIAITGGTTMASVAQMMTPLNGADQCLFVPARGGLGERVENQANTICAEMAKKAKGDYRLLYVPDPLSEESYQTIKEEPSIKEVLDIIRHAEIVIHGVGDALTMAERRKTSSEQLELIRKHEAVGEAFGYYFNNRGEIVHKVRTVGLQLEDLQHAKHVIAVAGGRSKAQAIASYFQPGQSNVLITDEGAAQELIRELSL; translated from the coding sequence ATGAGAGCGTTCATCGACTTACAAAAAAAATTATTCCCCGATGTCTTGGACGTTATTCAACGACGTTATCAGCTGCTGTATTACATTCAGATCATGCAGCCTGTAGGGCGTAGAGCTCTGGCAGAGAACGTTGAATTAGCGGAGCGCACTGTCCGTAGCGAGGTAGATTTTTTGAATAAGCAAGGGGCTGTCGAGATTACGTCCAGAGGTATGCATTTAAGCTATGAAGGGCAGAACATTCTCGAACAGCTAGCCGAGTTTATCAAGGAATCTACTGGGATTAAGGTTTTAGAACAGCAATTAAAGGATAAATTAAACTTAGACTATGTCGTTGTTGTTCCAGGTAATAGTGATGAGCTCGATTGGGTAAAACAAGAGATGGGAAAAGCTTCTGTCCAATATTTGAAAACGCATATGAGTCCGAATGAGGCGATCGCCATTACTGGTGGTACGACCATGGCTTCGGTAGCACAAATGATGACTCCGCTCAATGGAGCTGATCAATGTTTATTTGTACCTGCACGTGGAGGCTTGGGTGAGAGAGTAGAAAACCAGGCTAATACGATTTGTGCAGAAATGGCAAAGAAAGCAAAAGGTGATTATCGTCTTCTTTATGTACCTGATCCTTTAAGTGAGGAATCTTATCAAACCATCAAAGAAGAGCCTTCTATTAAGGAAGTGCTTGATATCATCCGCCATGCAGAAATCGTCATCCATGGCGTAGGGGACGCATTGACGATGGCAGAGCGCAGAAAAACCTCTTCAGAACAACTGGAATTAATCAGAAAGCATGAAGCTGTTGGCGAGGCTTTCGGTTATTATTTCAACAATAGAGGTGAAATCGTTCACAAGGTTCGCACCGTTGGTCTTCAACTGGAAGACTTGCAGCATGCAAAACATGTCATTGCTGTTGCTGGTGGTCGCTCTAAAGCACAAGCCATCGCATCTTATTTCCAACCAGGACAAAGTAATGTCCTGATCACCGATGAAGGTGCTGCACAAGAGTTAATAAGGGAGTTATCCCTTTAA
- a CDS encoding 8-oxo-dGTP diphosphatase: MQRVANCILRVNEHVLMLKKPRRGWYVAPGGKMEPGENIKDSVSREFKEETGLSIQNPELKGSFTFIMREEEQTAQEWMMFTFYSTAYSGELLEVSDEGELEWVPVDEVLKKPMAEGDREIFKHILSSDEQVYGTFVYTTDFRLIDQDLDPSRPE; encoded by the coding sequence ATGCAACGTGTAGCAAATTGTATATTACGAGTGAATGAACACGTATTAATGTTGAAAAAACCACGACGAGGCTGGTACGTAGCTCCTGGTGGGAAAATGGAACCAGGAGAAAACATAAAAGACTCAGTCAGCCGCGAATTCAAAGAGGAAACTGGTCTTTCCATCCAGAATCCTGAATTGAAGGGTTCCTTCACATTCATCATGCGTGAGGAAGAGCAGACAGCGCAAGAATGGATGATGTTCACGTTTTACAGTACAGCCTATTCTGGGGAATTGCTGGAAGTGAGTGACGAAGGGGAATTAGAGTGGGTCCCTGTAGATGAAGTTCTCAAAAAACCGATGGCGGAGGGTGATCGGGAAATTTTCAAGCACATCCTGAGTAGTGACGAGCAAGTATATGGGACATTTGTATATACGACGGACTTCCGATTGATCGATCAAGATTTGGACCCGTCACGACCTGAGTAG
- a CDS encoding phosphoglycerate kinase, with translation MNKKTIRDVEVNGQTVFCRVDFNVPMSGGEVTDDTRIKAALPTIKHLTGNGAKVILASHLGRPKGEVVEELRLDSVANRLSDLLGQTVTKTDEVYGDEVNQAISEMGNGDVLLIENVRFNPGEEKNDADLAKAFADMADLYVNDAFGAAHRAHASTAGVAEHIPAVAGFLMEKEINVLGKALSNPERPFTAIIGGAKVKDKIGVIDNLIDKVDHLIIGGGLAYTFVKAQGHEIGKSLLEEDKIDLAKEYMKKAEAKGVHFHMPEDVIVADDFSDSANKHEVAIDSIPADWEALDIGPKTREKYADIIKESKLVIWNGPMGVFELESFANGTKAVANALSETDGYTVIGGGDSAAAVEKFGYANDMDHVSTGGGASLEFMEGKELPGVALLNDK, from the coding sequence ATGAATAAGAAAACAATCCGTGATGTTGAAGTGAATGGACAAACGGTCTTCTGCCGTGTCGACTTCAACGTACCGATGAGCGGTGGAGAAGTGACAGACGACACCAGAATCAAAGCTGCTCTCCCGACAATCAAGCACTTGACTGGGAACGGAGCCAAAGTCATTCTTGCAAGTCACCTTGGACGTCCGAAAGGGGAAGTCGTTGAAGAACTTCGTCTTGATTCAGTGGCGAACCGCCTGAGCGACCTTTTAGGTCAAACAGTAACGAAAACGGATGAAGTATACGGAGATGAAGTGAACCAGGCTATTTCTGAAATGGGAAATGGCGATGTACTTCTTATTGAAAATGTCCGCTTCAATCCAGGTGAAGAAAAGAATGATGCAGACCTTGCGAAAGCATTCGCAGATATGGCAGACCTCTATGTAAATGACGCTTTTGGTGCTGCTCACCGTGCCCACGCTTCTACAGCTGGTGTAGCTGAACATATCCCTGCTGTAGCTGGTTTCCTAATGGAAAAAGAAATCAATGTATTAGGAAAAGCACTTTCCAACCCAGAGCGCCCATTCACAGCAATTATCGGTGGTGCGAAAGTCAAAGATAAAATCGGGGTCATCGACAACCTGATTGATAAAGTCGATCACTTGATCATTGGTGGAGGACTTGCCTACACGTTTGTGAAAGCACAAGGTCACGAAATCGGTAAATCTCTATTAGAAGAAGATAAAATTGACTTGGCAAAAGAGTATATGAAGAAAGCAGAAGCCAAAGGTGTCCATTTCCATATGCCTGAGGATGTTATTGTAGCAGATGACTTTTCTGATTCTGCCAATAAACATGAGGTAGCGATTGACAGCATTCCTGCTGATTGGGAAGCATTGGACATTGGTCCGAAAACAAGAGAGAAATATGCGGATATCATCAAAGAATCCAAGTTGGTCATTTGGAATGGACCAATGGGTGTATTTGAACTTGAATCTTTTGCTAACGGAACTAAAGCGGTGGCAAACGCTCTTTCTGAAACAGATGGCTATACAGTCATCGGTGGAGGAGATTCGGCAGCGGCTGTAGAGAAGTTCGGTTACGCAAATGATATGGATCACGTATCCACAGGTGGTGGCGCATCCCTTGAATTCATGGAAGGTAAAGAACTTCCTGGTGTGGCACTACTGAACGATAAATAA
- the trxB gene encoding thioredoxin-disulfide reductase gives MSEERIYDVIIAGAGPAGMTAAVYTSRANLDTLMIERGVPGGQMANTEDVENYPGFESILGPDLSNKMFEHAKKFGAEYAYGDIKEIIDGKEYKTVRAGNKEYKARAVIITTGAQYKELGVQGEKELGGRGVSYCAVCDGAFFRNKELVVVGGGDSAVEEGVYLTRFASKVTIVHRRDELRAQKILQDRAFDNEKIDFIWDTVVKTINEKDGKVGSVTLHNKKTDEEYDFDTNGTFIYIGMNPLSEPFVSLGITNEQGYIETDENMETKVPGVFAAGDIREKELRQIVTATGDGSIAAQSSQHYIENLLEELKVVN, from the coding sequence ATGAGTGAAGAACGTATTTATGATGTGATCATTGCAGGTGCTGGTCCTGCTGGGATGACTGCTGCTGTTTACACTTCTCGTGCTAACTTGGATACACTCATGATTGAACGTGGGGTGCCTGGTGGCCAGATGGCAAACACAGAAGATGTTGAGAACTATCCTGGTTTTGAGAGTATTCTAGGACCGGACCTTTCTAATAAAATGTTCGAGCATGCGAAAAAATTCGGTGCTGAATATGCGTATGGAGATATAAAAGAGATCATTGACGGAAAAGAATATAAGACAGTCAGAGCTGGAAATAAAGAATATAAAGCTAGAGCTGTCATCATTACAACTGGTGCTCAATATAAGGAACTGGGTGTTCAAGGCGAGAAAGAACTTGGTGGCCGTGGAGTCTCTTATTGTGCCGTATGTGATGGGGCTTTCTTCCGTAATAAAGAATTAGTTGTCGTTGGTGGTGGCGACTCTGCAGTTGAAGAAGGGGTTTACCTGACACGTTTTGCCAGCAAAGTGACAATCGTCCATCGTCGTGACGAACTGCGTGCTCAGAAAATCTTGCAGGATCGTGCTTTTGATAATGAAAAAATCGATTTCATTTGGGATACTGTCGTCAAAACCATCAACGAGAAAGATGGGAAAGTTGGAAGTGTGACACTTCACAACAAAAAAACGGATGAAGAATATGATTTCGACACAAATGGAACTTTCATTTATATCGGCATGAATCCGTTGAGCGAACCCTTTGTAAGTCTTGGTATCACGAATGAGCAAGGCTATATCGAAACAGATGAAAACATGGAAACGAAAGTACCTGGCGTGTTCGCAGCTGGAGATATCCGTGAAAAAGAACTGCGCCAAATCGTCACCGCTACTGGTGATGGAAGTATCGCAGCGCAATCCTCACAGCACTATATTGAGAATCTTTTAGAGGAATTGAAAGTCGTCAATTAA
- a CDS encoding tetratricopeptide repeat protein: MTTSLNGTAAQEDTNIIPFLPSGTFYFTHGIQAFQKRRFSAAVKWLKKAIEASPDEPLYQCQLSVVYTEVGSYHAANQVLTEVLANFGKEYVDCYYLMANNYAHLGLLNDAKKYVETYLEQPGDGEFEEAAKQLMEMLDSLEEDDDEDEWAFDDEDELLIYQETAFYHLEQEEWDEALDVLREMMELFPDFKMAKHKYASALFMNGDKEEAIQLEMDQLEEEPWNIHSHVNLATFLLEKRMSDQALVHIERLRNVFPMHDQQKLAVAETLARGGFYKEAVDRFRSLRNKQVTCRRVYYKWYSIAVYHTGNPSKALQLWEKGCRQYPKMGQEGGPWKEE, translated from the coding sequence ATGACAACATCACTAAATGGAACGGCAGCACAAGAGGATACGAACATCATCCCATTTTTACCTTCAGGAACTTTTTACTTTACACATGGGATTCAGGCTTTTCAAAAGCGTCGTTTCAGTGCTGCTGTCAAGTGGTTGAAGAAAGCGATCGAAGCCTCTCCCGATGAGCCATTATACCAATGCCAACTTTCTGTAGTGTACACGGAAGTTGGTTCTTATCATGCCGCAAATCAGGTACTTACCGAGGTATTAGCGAACTTTGGTAAGGAATATGTAGATTGCTATTATTTGATGGCGAACAATTATGCTCACCTGGGCTTGCTTAATGATGCAAAAAAATATGTAGAAACATATTTGGAGCAACCTGGTGATGGTGAGTTTGAAGAAGCTGCAAAACAGTTGATGGAAATGCTTGATTCTCTTGAGGAAGACGATGATGAAGATGAGTGGGCCTTTGATGATGAAGACGAACTCCTTATCTATCAAGAGACAGCATTTTACCATTTGGAACAAGAAGAATGGGATGAAGCGCTCGATGTTCTTCGTGAAATGATGGAGCTTTTTCCGGATTTTAAAATGGCCAAACATAAATATGCTTCTGCTTTATTCATGAACGGTGACAAAGAAGAAGCTATTCAATTAGAGATGGATCAACTGGAAGAAGAGCCCTGGAACATCCACAGTCATGTGAATTTAGCCACTTTTTTATTGGAAAAGAGGATGTCGGATCAAGCCCTTGTTCACATTGAACGACTCCGTAATGTATTTCCAATGCATGATCAGCAGAAACTAGCGGTAGCAGAGACTTTGGCAAGAGGTGGCTTTTATAAGGAAGCAGTGGATCGATTCCGCTCGCTTCGGAATAAACAGGTCACTTGCCGCCGAGTCTACTACAAATGGTACAGTATCGCTGTTTATCATACTGGAAACCCTTCGAAAGCTTTACAACTTTGGGAAAAAGGATGCAGGCAGTATCCGAAGATGGGCCAAGAAGGTGGACCTTGGAAAGAGGAATAA